The window atctttaattAATTTATCTAGATCATAATCAGATTATATGTATGTTCTTTGTACGTATTAGTTCTTTCTAATTGTTAATAAAGAAACTaaaataagaattttatttgaactTTTCGGCATAGGAACTGTTAATAAAGATTATATactttttcattattttgtttgttgGGTTAAAGGTCTTGCTGAACGGTGAACAAGATCTTTATCAAATCTATGCTAAGATATAAAAGTAAAGATTCTCATGGAGCATAGAAGGTATGCTTAAGCAAATTAAGCATAGAACTTAATGCGTCAACATCAGTGCTCATAAGCTGAGTTCGTAATGGCTTCTTAGGACTAATTTTTTGCTATTAATTTCTTATGAAATGTTTTGTACGTACAATCTTGGAAAAAAAATAGGAATTACTTTATTATGAAAATTGTCTTGTAAAATCGTGAAAGATGAAAATGTAAATCATACTTGAGATATTTCAAAAACTTATGCATCAGTTGTCTATTATTTCAACATTGGTGCGTTTGTTTGAGAACAAGTCTACCCTTTTTGGGAATGCTTACATATTTTGACGGTATTTTTTACCCAAAAATAAAAGTTCGCAAAGATTCGATGGGATATGGTattgaatttttgtttgttttatataatgCAAAGCTGGACTTCTGCTCACGTTTTACACGAAATCTACGAAGCCAATACTttcttctcaaaaaaaaatatggaaagTTTTTCGGAGCATTTCATAAATGGATGACAATGGTCGATATGTAACATTAATAAATTCAACGTCAAGCCTAATTATTATGGCTCTTATACACTGACTTGACCACATTGGTTATCTCCGGATTAGCGTTCACGTATAGATTATATtcagaaaaatcaaaattatcTTACACTAATATGCTCTCATAGCTTCCCTCTTGACCAAACCCGATCGGAAAGCaatgattatattatataatttatatgtatgtgTAACCCATGTTGCGCCTTGGAAACAATCGCTCCAAGTGATATATACAGTGTAATAGAGATTACAATTGATATATGTCAGTGGAATTTTATTCTCTGCTGTGGCAACAATAGCTCCAAGATCCCGACTAAGTTCCATTCGGCGTACAACGGTACAAGTGTTTATCGCTTACAGTTATCAACTACTATAACTCTTAGCTTTTCTCCTTCAACACTTGTACTATTCTTTGCATTCATTttcttattattgtttttttcctACCAATGATTTGAGGAAGAGAAAGATGTTTATGAAGAATGTGAAGTCTTTTGTTCTGTAATATTCTTTTCTCCGgtgtttgaaaatttatttattattgaaGTAGGATATAGGCCAAATAAGTTTGACAAGTGTTGCATTCTATATGTTTTATAAGATACTGATGTGTGTattggtttttaactttttataatgATTAAAACAATGTGGCgtatgttaaaaaatataaagtactCTCAAAGCAAATTTATCAGATTGTGATGAATGTTTAAATCAGGATAATAATACATGgatatgaattaaataaaaagataagaaTTTCAGAATTGTTAAAGTAAAGCTATAAACACAAATCATGGTACAAACagtttaccattaaaatttggATAAATACACATTAGCATGATACTTCTGTAGTTCTGTTCCTAATAATTCATAAGATATCCCAAATTACTCATTAGAAGTATAGAGGATGGAGACACACTAGATAAACAATATTCAACCTATTTGTAGAAATAACAATCCATAACCAAAAGCCCATTGGTTCCAGTACGAACAAGGCCTATATAACAAATGTATTTGCATACAAGATTGTTATTGTTATGAAAGAGatgtgtaaattttaaaaaattggcaTCAATGGTTTGACGCTGAGATAATTGATAAGGGTGGTCCATCAGATAACTGTCAGTAgtaaaagaatataaaaattatatactttataaCTTATACTATATAGTTTATACGGAATGGACATAAATTTTCACCCACTTCACCAACCAGAAATCaattcttttattattattattcacaTTTCAGTGTCCGCGAAATGCTTCAACAAACTCTTTAGTACTCTTTCCCTCCGTCACATATTAATGATTCATACCACAGTAATATATGGCGACAAGAATTTTGCCGAAAAGTACATAGACACATATCATCAATCGTAGCATGcatacatatatacattaatGGTTCATGGATTCATAACAATATGTCGCATCGATCTCGTAGCTGAATCAATAATCTCGAGTAGAACAGAAAACCATATAACAATCACTCCAAATATTACATGATAATTGGCACacatacatgaaaaaaaaatgactaaACTAAGCTAATCAAGGTACAACAAGCAGAAACATCAAACCACATCACCGACGAGAAAAGTCTATTATGCTGATCAAAGTTATTAATCAACAATGCATACAAAAGACAAGGCCATGACAATTAATTGAAATAAAATCACTTAGATTAGATTCTAGAAGAATCCAAGAGCATGACGGTACTAAGGTTCATAGGGTGCATATACTTGGAGGAACCGGTGAGGATCTGATTAACAATTATCCTATTAGCTTTCTCTGTTGGATGAAACGCATCCCAAAATGCATACAAATCTCTGTTAGGACATAAGTTCGAGATTGGTGTGCATAGTCCTATGCCATTGTACGGTCCTTGTCCACAACATGCCACCTTTGATGTCACAAACCCTACACACATATATACACGCAGATAACGATTCAAATCAAAGGGTATTTATTAGAATATCTACAGTACTTATTTGTTGTATACGATCCAGACATAAGTAAATGCTTTCAACGACCAccaatatttttcctttttttatccATGGTTTTTATTTTAGAGTTAGATTGTAGGGGAAAAGCTTTTcaaatataactatttaaagACCAGACAGTTACTGttattaaaaattctaataaaataatactCTCTATGTTCCTAAAAGTATGATGTTTTACAGAATTTTGATgttccaatatataagatgtttttaatttttttatgtaacttttactttattaaaaattgtgtacataatcatattttaataatctattttgtaattggttgaataccattaagttatagttttaatgatattttttagacaaaaaataatgttcttaatATGTAGGTTTCTAcctaaacatcttatatttaagAACATAGGAGTACTGCTACGCATACAAACCGACACATACGTATTGGATACTTCGAtctatatagtatattttgataaataaaaaagtgtgaagtgaaatcaatttttttgcATAAATGTAACAACATGCATGGAAAAGATAGTCCTACATAGTTGTCACTGGTCATGCTCATTTATTAAATTTCACGTACGCATTCAATCAGACATAACTATCACTACTCCCTAATTATGTGTTTATATCATTAAATCTTTGACAAGCTTGAGTCAACCTCACTAGTCAAATTTTGGCTGAGTTGTTACCTTTTTCATAAATTCGAAACCAACAACTAAAACCTTTtgaaatatatcaaaatatctACTACTATTATTAAACAGTTAGCTATTATTAACtactattaaaaatttaataagagATGAGTTATAATTACCGAATTGTTCAGGGTTAGTTAGATAATCCATGTTCATTTGATAGGCATTGGCTGCTACAAAAACGTCCTGACCGATCTCAGCATTGACTGATGcgatcaaattaactaattgcgGATTGAACAAAGCGGCTGCTGTTTGGAGAGCACCATAGCATTCGCCATTGCGGCTATGCTGAGCCAGTTCCGCAGGTGCACATCCCATTGCACCAGTTCCGGTTACTAGAACCCGTCTTGCACCCAACTCATAGAGTTTCTTTATCAATGAagacaaaagagaaaaaaatatataatcatgTATATGAAAAGAGTAAATCATTATCacgtatatttttttcttctaaaaaaaacagaaactaaAATCTTccccatatttttttaaaaaaaaaatcgccATCATTTAAAAAGAAGTTATGTCCCCTCATTTCAAGAGACTATTgtcattaattaatttatttttgagaaaagaGAACAATGTCATTAATATGGTGACATAGCGAAATAAATTATTGAGGGGTCACTTATTAAAGGCATTGTCATGTACTGAGCCAACACATCAGTAAGCTCATTGGTAATGCAAGAATCAAGATTCCATGATTCTAGCTAGTTTCGTCTGAGTCACCAATTTATTACTATATGGCAGCATGGCATACTTTATAATTCAGTACTATCACGTGAAAATAAAGTAGAGAAGAGCTGATTAAGTTATGTTTTAGTTGTCCTTACCCTAAGGACTTTTCCGTATTCGGAAATGAGATAAACAACGTAGTCCGGTAATGTGAACTGGCGAGAGCGAGCAGAGAAAGGAATGAGATAATAGTTGTTGACGAAATCGTTGCCACCGAGTGTGATTAAGACAAGAGCTTGGTTAACTAGTTGTTGTGTAGCTTCTGGTCCGATCAATGCGCTCACTCGTTGCTGGTACTGTTGGAAGTATTCGAACTGCTTAGATATTCTAATTATGTTTACCtgccaaacaaaaaacataatctATGAACGTGTGGAACGACAGCAATTTGACAAGAATTACAATAATACGGATAATAGCTCCTTGAACCCAGAGTTTGCGtaccaaaataaaacatttttcaaattttcgaaATTAATATACACAAACCTATGGCTCCTAAATAACTAACCAAATTttttattgagtttttttttgtttttactaaaTTGGCTAGAACTTCCAAAATTCCAGGACCCGTTTGGCTCAACCTAAAAagactaattttcaaaaatatttatggttAAGCCCAACATGAATATAGCTTttcctagtttttttttattgcatttaattattattttttgctaACTTTTATATTGCATTTAAATTTAAGAATTATCGAAGTTGCTTACAAATTGAATTCCAGTGTCGTTGAGGATTCCAATTCCAGCGGAGGCAAAATTAGCACCGACGAGAAGATTTTCTCCGGTGAGCTGCGGGCTAAGGTACGGCAAAGTCGACGGCATGCCTATAGCTTCACCTAGTAGAGATAAAACAAACCATGGTTAGAGATAATTAATTAAAGAACATATTATTATCTTATAACCTTTCTCGAACTAATTAAATATACTTACTGATAATGTCGGGGATGTTGAGGCCGTTAGAGAAACGCCCAGTGGGTCGACGGGTCGGGTAATCGATACCATACGGGTAATTGTCGGCGCGAGCAGTGGTGACAAGGTAATCATTGTTTCCATTGTCGACGAGAGAATCACCAAAGACGTAGAAAGCCCTAGATTTAACTTGTGGTGCAAGAAAAGTAACAATGAAGAAGAGTGATATTAGAAACCCTAGCGGAGAATAATTAATATCCATAGTTATGGGCAGAGATGTGATTAGATAACGAATGGGGAGAAAGGATTTTAGTTGACGAATACTATGAGAGCATATGGTGGGTGTTATATATAGACACGCTGACAATGGATATGTAGGTTTCAATCAGTAACGTatacatatatgttatatatgtgTGTAAGTTTTAATGTGTTTTGCTTTTTGGTTGTGAATTTTAAGACGAGAGAAAAACATTAATAGAGGCTGCCAACTGATACACTATGATCTTGTTTGTTGTTTGGATGTAATAAATGTTCTAAATGGAGTCATTTTTGAACCCTTAAAAATTTGATTAGATGTTATACTGAATCACATGCATTGTCTACAACCAATGAGTAAATTTTGGAATGACTAAGTATCTGCATCCGATGAACAATGGTAAGTTGTGGATTCCACAACATATATGTGAGAAAGTACCATGTTTAGAATTATTtgattcttttaaattttttgttgttCTTGGTCTTCATTTTGTGTAGTGTTGTGTGTTTACCCTAATCTCAAATCAGGGTGTTATGGCTGGACCGGGCTCCAATGAAACTTAATTTTTATAGCCAACCATGGGTCCATGTCCAACTACTCGGTTAGTTAAAATGTGATAAATATCCAGTATCTGGATTTTTTCATGTCATGGGTTATACATGATTCTTTAAAAATTTGAACTATTATTTAGAAAACTGAAAGCTATGCTCAGGTCAAACGAATTCCATCTATAAGTTCAAAAATGGAAAGTTAATATTGGTAGATATTTGCAATTCAGATAACAAAAAGCTTTACAATAACATGATGTGGTTTTCTCCAACTAAATGCATCTTCTTCATTAAATAGTACtcctaaaataaaatgaaaatataaataaaatattctggAAAAAGTGTAAATAACGATTAAAGCCATTAATGTGAATGGAATGGGTCGTGTTCAATCCcatgctttaaaaaaaaaatatttgtgtatTTTCAAGTATAGTTCAAGTTTCTGTGTGTAATGCTTTACAAGTTTTCCTTTTCTTGAAATGATGCTTATATGCTTGATAAGTCGACTAATATCATAAACCACAAATCTCGCATAGTCGCATTACACTACTTTTGTTATTTAATCCACATATTAACAACCATTTGATTGATGTCTGCATTAAATTAGTAAAGAACGAATCTCACATTACACTACCTATGTTAATTAATCCACATAATTACACCTTGCGTTTGTCTCACGTTTGTTagtgaagaaaatgaaagaaTTGGATTAAGAAAAATCCATACGTAATGAGAAAATTCACAACTTCTGTAAATacattattcaaaaataaaacgtTTGTTGtgtcttgttttttttatatgtactTCTCCATATAAAAGAATAATGGGAGAGAGAGGTGTAAGTGAAATTAAGAGATCTACCAACTCGACCAGCTCAGACATCTTAAATTAACTTGATGAAGCT is drawn from Brassica rapa cultivar Chiifu-401-42 chromosome A05, CAAS_Brap_v3.01, whole genome shotgun sequence and contains these coding sequences:
- the LOC103848926 gene encoding GDSL esterase/lipase LTL1 — encoded protein: MDINYSPLGFLISLFFIVTFLAPQVKSRAFYVFGDSLVDNGNNDYLVTTARADNYPYGIDYPTRRPTGRFSNGLNIPDIISEAIGMPSTLPYLSPQLTGENLLVGANFASAGIGILNDTGIQFVNIIRISKQFEYFQQYQQRVSALIGPEATQQLVNQALVLITLGGNDFVNNYYLIPFSARSRQFTLPDYVVYLISEYGKVLRKLYELGARRVLVTGTGAMGCAPAELAQHSRNGECYGALQTAAALFNPQLVNLIASVNAEIGQDVFVAANAYQMNMDYLTNPEQFGFVTSKVACCGQGPYNGIGLCTPISNLCPNRDLYAFWDAFHPTEKANRIIVNQILTGSSKYMHPMNLSTVMLLDSSRI